Proteins from one Micromonospora sp. M71_S20 genomic window:
- a CDS encoding thiamine pyrophosphate-requiring protein: MGTPGPARTDHPDGWRVDLGPLPRDATVADHIVHRLAGWGVRRYFGYPGDGINGLTSALQRTGERAQFVQVRHEETAGFAASAHVKYGGGPLGCALVTSGPGAIHLLNGLYDAKLDHQPVVALVGHTALTAEGGGYYQEVDLLALYKDVAAAFLAQLDHPSQVRHLVDRACRTALARRTVTALVLPSDIQDAPAVPEPPHAHGFYRTSDVPSSGPTVPPEADLRRAAEVLGGGERVAMLVGQGALGAVDEVRAVADRLGAGVAAALLGFAAVDHREPWVTGAIGLLGTRPSWQLMNECDRLLIVGSNMPYSEFYPPQGQARAVQIDRDGTQLGLRYPTEVNLTGDAAPTLRALLRELGPGPGPTRWRATIGKATTAWRRTQRELAGQAADPVNPQLLFATLSDRLPDDVMISVDCGTTTAWYARHLQVRPGMLASLSGTLLSMGGAMPYALAAKFAHPDRPLVALIGDGAMQMNGVNELITVAKYWRSWSDPRFVVLVLNNRDLAFVSWEQRSSEGTPMFPDSQQLPDIGYHRWAEVLGLHGELVDAPEQVPGVWERALSADRPVVVNALVDPAELMLPPHFTAEQARNTAAAVLRGDTDWAGIIRRGLPTAVATLRPGRGRG; this comes from the coding sequence ATGGGCACGCCGGGGCCGGCCCGCACCGACCACCCGGACGGATGGCGCGTCGACCTGGGCCCCCTGCCCCGCGACGCCACCGTGGCCGACCACATCGTGCACCGGTTGGCCGGCTGGGGCGTCCGCCGCTACTTCGGCTATCCCGGCGACGGCATCAACGGCCTGACCTCGGCGCTGCAACGCACCGGGGAACGGGCGCAGTTCGTCCAGGTCCGGCACGAGGAGACCGCCGGCTTCGCGGCCTCGGCGCACGTCAAGTACGGCGGCGGCCCGCTCGGCTGCGCGCTGGTGACCAGCGGCCCCGGCGCGATCCACCTGCTCAACGGCCTGTACGACGCCAAACTGGACCACCAGCCGGTGGTCGCCCTGGTCGGCCACACCGCGCTCACCGCCGAGGGCGGCGGCTACTACCAGGAGGTGGACCTGCTCGCCCTCTACAAGGACGTCGCGGCCGCCTTCCTGGCCCAGCTCGACCACCCCAGCCAGGTCCGCCACCTGGTCGACCGGGCCTGCCGCACGGCGCTGGCCCGGCGTACGGTCACCGCGCTGGTGCTGCCGTCCGACATCCAGGACGCGCCGGCCGTGCCGGAGCCACCGCACGCGCACGGCTTCTACCGCACCAGCGACGTGCCCAGCAGCGGCCCGACGGTGCCGCCGGAGGCGGACCTGCGCCGGGCCGCCGAGGTGCTGGGCGGCGGCGAGCGGGTCGCCATGCTGGTGGGGCAGGGCGCGCTCGGCGCGGTGGACGAGGTCCGCGCGGTCGCCGACCGGCTCGGCGCGGGGGTGGCGGCGGCGCTGCTCGGGTTCGCCGCGGTGGACCACCGGGAGCCGTGGGTGACCGGCGCGATCGGCCTGCTCGGCACCCGACCCAGCTGGCAGCTGATGAACGAGTGCGACCGGCTGCTGATCGTGGGCAGCAACATGCCGTACTCGGAGTTCTACCCGCCGCAGGGGCAGGCCCGGGCGGTACAGATCGACCGGGACGGCACGCAGTTGGGGCTGCGGTACCCGACCGAGGTGAACCTGACCGGGGACGCCGCCCCCACCCTGCGGGCCCTGCTGCGCGAGCTCGGCCCCGGCCCGGGACCGACCCGCTGGCGGGCGACGATCGGGAAGGCCACCACCGCCTGGCGCCGCACGCAGCGGGAACTGGCCGGGCAGGCCGCAGACCCGGTCAACCCGCAGCTGCTCTTCGCCACCCTCAGCGACCGGCTCCCCGACGACGTGATGATCTCGGTCGACTGCGGCACCACGACCGCCTGGTACGCCCGGCACCTCCAGGTCCGCCCCGGGATGCTGGCCAGCCTCTCCGGCACCCTGCTCTCGATGGGCGGCGCGATGCCGTACGCGCTGGCCGCCAAGTTCGCCCACCCGGACCGCCCGCTGGTGGCCCTGATCGGCGACGGCGCGATGCAGATGAACGGGGTCAACGAGCTGATCACGGTGGCCAAGTACTGGCGGAGCTGGTCGGACCCCCGCTTCGTGGTGCTCGTGCTCAACAACCGGGACCTGGCCTTCGTCAGCTGGGAGCAGCGCTCCAGCGAGGGGACGCCGATGTTCCCGGACAGCCAGCAGCTGCCCGACATCGGCTACCACCGGTGGGCGGAGGTGCTGGGCCTGCACGGCGAGCTGGTCGACGCGCCGGAGCAGGTGCCGGGCGTCTGGGAGCGGGCGCTGAGCGCGGACCGGCCCGTGGTCGTCAACGCGCTGGTCGACCCGGCCGAGCTGATGCTGCCGCCGCACTTCACCGCCGAGCAGGCCCGCAACACCGCCGCCGCCGTGCTGCGCGGCGACACCGACTGGGCGGGCATCATCCGGCGGGGCCTGCCCACGGCGGTCGCCACCCTCCGGCCGGGGCGCGGCCGGGGCTGA
- the argG gene encoding argininosuccinate synthase: MSKVLTSLPIGERVGIAFSGGLDTSVAVAWMRDKGAVPCAYTADIGQYDEPDIASVPGRALSYGAEVARLVDCRAALVEEGLAALTCGAFHIRSGGRAYFNTTPLGRAVTGTLLVRAMISDDVQIWGDGSTFKGNDIERFYRYGLLANPQLRIYKPWLDTDFVTELGGRKEMSEWLLERGLPYRDSTEKAYSTDANIWGATHEAKTLEHLDTGIETVNPIMGVRFWDPSVEILTEDVTIGFDQGRPVTINGKEFGSPVDLVLEANAIGGRHGLGMSDQIENRIIEAKSRGIYEAPGMALLHAAYERLVNAIHNEDTLANYHSEGRRLGRLMYEGRWLDPQALMLRESLQRWVGTAVTGEVTLRLRRGEDYSILDTTGPAFSYHPDKLSMERTEDSAFGPSDRIGQLTMRNLDIADSRAKLEQYATLGMVGGAAPQRMVGAAQAASTGLIGAMPQGGAEAIASRGVSSADDEALDRAAMEFGVD, encoded by the coding sequence GTGTCCAAGGTTCTCACCTCCCTGCCCATCGGCGAACGTGTCGGCATCGCCTTCTCCGGCGGCCTCGACACCTCGGTCGCGGTCGCGTGGATGCGCGACAAGGGCGCCGTCCCCTGCGCCTACACGGCCGACATCGGCCAGTACGACGAGCCGGACATCGCCTCGGTGCCCGGTCGCGCGCTCAGCTACGGCGCCGAGGTCGCCCGGCTGGTCGACTGCCGCGCCGCCCTGGTCGAGGAGGGCCTGGCGGCGTTGACCTGCGGGGCCTTCCACATCCGCTCGGGCGGGCGGGCGTACTTCAACACCACCCCGCTGGGCCGGGCCGTGACCGGGACCCTGCTGGTCCGGGCGATGATCTCCGACGACGTCCAGATCTGGGGCGACGGCTCGACCTTCAAGGGCAACGACATCGAGCGGTTCTACCGGTACGGCCTGCTGGCCAACCCGCAGCTGCGCATCTACAAGCCGTGGCTCGACACCGACTTCGTCACCGAACTCGGTGGGCGCAAGGAGATGTCGGAGTGGCTGCTCGAACGCGGCCTGCCGTACCGGGACAGCACCGAGAAGGCGTACTCCACCGACGCCAACATCTGGGGCGCCACGCACGAGGCGAAGACCCTCGAGCACCTCGACACCGGCATCGAGACGGTCAACCCGATCATGGGAGTCCGGTTCTGGGACCCGTCGGTGGAGATCCTGACCGAGGACGTCACGATCGGCTTCGACCAGGGCCGCCCGGTGACGATCAACGGCAAGGAGTTCGGCAGCCCCGTCGACCTGGTGCTGGAGGCCAACGCCATCGGCGGCCGGCACGGCCTGGGCATGTCGGACCAGATCGAGAACCGGATCATCGAGGCCAAGAGCCGGGGCATCTACGAGGCGCCCGGCATGGCGCTGCTGCACGCCGCGTACGAACGGCTGGTCAACGCCATCCACAACGAGGACACCCTGGCGAACTACCACAGCGAGGGCCGCCGCCTCGGCCGCCTGATGTACGAGGGGCGCTGGCTGGACCCGCAGGCGCTGATGCTGCGCGAGTCGTTGCAGCGCTGGGTGGGCACGGCGGTCACCGGCGAGGTGACGTTGCGGCTGCGCCGGGGCGAGGACTACTCGATCCTGGACACCACCGGCCCGGCGTTCAGCTACCACCCCGACAAGCTGTCGATGGAGCGTACCGAGGACTCCGCGTTCGGCCCGTCGGACCGGATCGGCCAGCTCACCATGCGCAACCTGGACATCGCCGACTCGCGGGCGAAGCTGGAGCAGTACGCGACGCTCGGCATGGTCGGCGGCGCGGCCCCGCAGCGGATGGTCGGCGCCGCGCAGGCCGCCTCGACCGGGCTGATCGGTGCGATGCCGCAGGGCGGCGCGGAAGCGATCGCCTCCCGGGGCGTCTCCTCCGCCGACGACGAGGCACTCGACCGCGCCGCGATGGAGTTCGGCGTCGACTGA
- a CDS encoding NADP-dependent oxidoreductase — protein sequence MGSRAERTASDAIVAPQMTAVALDRFGGVDKLSSRRIPLPQVGDDDVLIRVEYAGVGSWDAGEREGNYDGVFGVASTFPYILGWDAAGTVAAVGRNVTRFDVGERVYAATMPVPRGGSYAEYAVVEAEFVARVPDRLPTGQAGAMAWDALTALSGLDLLGLRPDETLMVFGASGGIGHMAVQLARHSGIRVLAVASGDDGVALARRLGADDAVDGRRDDVLAAAFEFAPGGLDAALVTVGGEIAERSLRAVKKSGRIAWPNGVLPAPVTSPGATVSHYDGDRSRAATDRLNAIIEASSFEVHVARTFPLARVGDAHRALNDHYVGKLALKVG from the coding sequence ATGGGGAGCAGAGCCGAGCGCACAGCGAGCGACGCGATCGTGGCGCCGCAGATGACCGCGGTCGCCCTTGACCGGTTCGGCGGAGTCGACAAACTCTCGTCGCGCCGGATACCGCTCCCGCAGGTCGGCGACGACGACGTCCTCATCCGGGTGGAGTACGCAGGCGTCGGGTCCTGGGACGCGGGCGAGCGGGAGGGGAACTACGACGGCGTCTTCGGCGTCGCCTCGACCTTCCCCTACATCCTCGGCTGGGACGCGGCCGGCACGGTGGCCGCGGTCGGGCGCAACGTCACCCGGTTCGACGTGGGCGAGCGGGTCTACGCCGCGACGATGCCGGTGCCGCGTGGCGGCTCCTACGCCGAGTACGCCGTCGTCGAGGCGGAGTTCGTGGCTCGCGTGCCCGACCGGCTGCCGACCGGACAGGCCGGCGCGATGGCGTGGGACGCCCTGACCGCGCTGAGCGGTCTCGACCTGCTCGGCCTGCGGCCGGACGAGACGCTCATGGTCTTCGGGGCCAGTGGGGGTATCGGGCACATGGCCGTGCAGCTGGCGCGGCACAGCGGCATCCGGGTCTTGGCCGTGGCCTCTGGTGACGACGGTGTCGCCCTGGCCCGGCGACTGGGCGCCGACGACGCCGTCGACGGTCGCAGGGACGACGTGCTGGCTGCGGCGTTCGAGTTCGCGCCAGGCGGGCTCGATGCGGCTCTGGTCACCGTGGGAGGCGAGATTGCCGAACGATCTCTGCGAGCGGTCAAGAAGTCGGGACGGATCGCCTGGCCGAACGGCGTCCTACCCGCGCCGGTGACGTCGCCGGGCGCGACGGTGTCCCACTACGACGGGGACCGAAGCCGCGCCGCCACCGATCGGCTGAACGCGATCATCGAGGCGAGTTCCTTCGAGGTCCACGTCGCCCGGACCTTCCCGTTGGCGCGAGTCGGGGATGCGCATCGCGCCCTGAATGATCACTATGTCGGGAAGCTGGCCCTCAAGGTCGGATAG
- a CDS encoding MarR family winged helix-turn-helix transcriptional regulator, producing the protein MTPSSEAEAALFDLVDVYDRAYEAAAAELSLSPAQACVLGRLDERRGMGALAEELGCDASNITQIVVRLEALGLVTREPNPRDRRARLVARTPRGDEINHRFATAFTFARTAVGRLSPDEQDQLTALLRKALG; encoded by the coding sequence GTGACTCCCTCGTCCGAGGCCGAGGCAGCCCTGTTCGACCTGGTCGACGTGTACGACCGCGCCTACGAGGCGGCGGCAGCCGAGCTGTCGCTCAGCCCGGCGCAGGCATGTGTGCTCGGGCGACTCGATGAGCGACGGGGCATGGGCGCCCTGGCCGAGGAACTCGGCTGCGATGCCTCCAACATCACCCAGATCGTCGTGCGTCTCGAAGCGCTCGGCCTCGTGACCCGCGAACCGAACCCCCGGGACCGCCGCGCACGGCTCGTCGCGAGGACCCCCCGGGGGGACGAGATCAACCACCGGTTCGCGACGGCCTTCACCTTCGCCCGCACGGCGGTCGGACGACTCTCACCCGACGAGCAGGACCAGTTGACGGCGCTGCTGCGCAAGGCACTGGGCTGA
- a CDS encoding DUF397 domain-containing protein, producing the protein MNLSDAVWRTSTRSGSSGGECVEVADNLPGVVAVRDSKDPAGATLTFTPAAWTAFLCLAKRA; encoded by the coding sequence ATGAACCTCAGTGACGCCGTGTGGCGCACGTCCACCCGCAGCGGGTCGAGTGGCGGCGAATGCGTCGAGGTCGCCGACAACCTGCCCGGCGTCGTCGCCGTCCGCGACAGCAAGGACCCGGCGGGGGCGACACTCACCTTCACTCCGGCCGCCTGGACGGCGTTCCTCTGCCTCGCCAAGCGCGCCTGA
- a CDS encoding helix-turn-helix transcriptional regulator, translating into MEEPTADLIRTQLRRMRMSANLSQEEFGRMVHYSASMVSAVETGTRPLDRAFLARADEVLRSGDLLVALLRIAERDREPSWFRPWLEAERAARQLRYFNPALVPGLFQTENYARAVLRFNDTFSEAEVERKLTARLARQEILIREDPPQIVVVVDESVLSRTAEGLSGIMVDQVGRLIEVADLPHVHIHLVPRSTGLHIGSSGPFALARSADGGWVGHLEHQLGGAVVDDEDGVAALLARWENVRTEALPRRQSIDLMKEVQAHHEPQ; encoded by the coding sequence GTGGAGGAGCCGACCGCCGACCTGATTCGCACCCAGCTGCGGCGGATGCGGATGAGCGCCAACCTCAGCCAGGAGGAGTTCGGCCGGATGGTGCACTATTCGGCGTCGATGGTGTCCGCCGTGGAGACGGGCACCCGCCCGCTCGACCGGGCGTTCCTGGCCCGCGCGGACGAGGTGCTCCGCTCCGGTGACCTGCTCGTGGCGCTGCTGCGGATCGCCGAACGGGACCGGGAGCCGTCGTGGTTCCGGCCGTGGCTGGAGGCCGAACGCGCCGCCAGGCAGCTCCGATACTTCAATCCAGCTCTGGTCCCCGGCCTGTTCCAGACGGAGAACTACGCCCGCGCCGTGCTGCGCTTCAACGACACATTCTCCGAGGCCGAGGTCGAGCGGAAGCTGACCGCCCGGCTGGCCCGGCAGGAGATCCTTATCAGGGAGGACCCGCCGCAGATCGTGGTGGTCGTGGACGAGTCGGTGCTGAGCCGGACGGCCGAGGGACTGAGCGGGATCATGGTGGACCAGGTCGGCCGGCTGATCGAGGTGGCCGACCTGCCGCACGTCCACATCCACCTCGTTCCGAGGAGCACCGGGCTGCACATCGGGTCGTCGGGCCCGTTCGCCCTGGCCCGCTCCGCCGACGGCGGCTGGGTCGGGCACCTGGAACATCAGCTCGGCGGGGCCGTGGTCGACGACGAGGACGGGGTGGCTGCCCTGCTGGCCCGGTGGGAGAATGTCCGCACCGAGGCCCTGCCCCGCCGGCAGTCCATCGACCTGATGAAGGAAGTGCAGGCGCACCATGAACCTCAGTGA
- a CDS encoding flavin reductase, producing MAYRRIPHLTMRPLWRCRNCGAEWPCPPGRLGLLTEYRGDRTGLLFHLGGLMAEAHAQLTQLNPERPLDLRERFLDWARARD from the coding sequence ATGGCGTACCGGAGAATTCCGCACCTGACGATGCGCCCGCTCTGGCGGTGCCGCAACTGCGGCGCGGAGTGGCCCTGTCCGCCAGGTCGGCTCGGACTGCTGACGGAGTACCGGGGCGACCGCACCGGCCTGCTGTTCCACCTGGGCGGGCTGATGGCCGAGGCCCACGCCCAGCTCACCCAGCTCAACCCCGAGCGTCCTCTCGACCTGAGGGAACGCTTCCTCGACTGGGCGCGGGCCCGGGACTGA